Genomic DNA from Peribacillus simplex NBRC 15720 = DSM 1321:
AATGCCATGAACCCGATTGCATAATGGCCTGTGATATTGAATAACAAGGATAGAATTAACGGCGGGAAAAATCCTCCCATACCTCCCATTGCGGACACAATTCCATTCACAATACCGGCCTGCTTTTGGAAATACATGGGCACAAGCTTAAAAATAACACCATTTCCTATTCCAGCGCAGAGAGCAATACTTAAACAGCCAAATGTGTACCAGCCAATTGTTGGAGCAAAGGATAGGACCATTGCTGAAATCGTATAAATTCCAAAAACAAACATGAGCAGAATAAGAGAATGGAAGCGGTCGGCAAGCCACCCGCCAATAGGTCTCATAAGAGTAGCAAGAACAATAAAGCCTGCTGTCCTTACACCTGCATCAACTTTATCTAATCCAAAGTTCGCTACAAGAAAGTTTGGCAGATAAATAGTAAATGCAACAAAAGAACCGAATGTTATAAAGTAAAATAAGCTTAGAAGCCATAGTTTTTCATTTTTGTAGACACCCTTAATTTGTTCTAAAAGCGGTGTCTTTACTCTCAGTTCCTTTTTATCCCCTAATAGGAAGTTACCTGCGATAAATACTGCCAAAATCACAAGATAAAGCTGTACGGTTGTTGACCAGCCAAACTTCGTAGCTACAACAGGTGCTGCAAATGCTGATATAGCCGTTCCGAGGTTTCCTGCACCGTAAATTCCGTTTATAAAGCCATGGCGTTCCTTAGGATAGTACTTCGGTAAAGAGGTTACTCCAACAGAGAATACGGCTCCCCCAATACCAAGAAATAGCCCTCCAATCAACAAATCAGCAAGAGAATCCGCAATACTGATATAATAAACAGGGAATAACAGCGATATAAAGCTAATCAGGAAAATTTTCCTGGCCCCGAACTGATTGGCGTAAAAGCCAAGGGGAATGCGAAGAATAGATCCTAAAATAACTGGAACAGCTGTTACCAGTGCAAGCTGACCATCCGGTAT
This window encodes:
- a CDS encoding MFS transporter; this encodes MFRKIQLPLQTLNLVVGFMVWVLISSLLPFIKEDIAIPDGQLALVTAVPVILGSILRIPLGFYANQFGARKIFLISFISLLFPVYYISIADSLADLLIGGLFLGIGGAVFSVGVTSLPKYYPKERHGFINGIYGAGNLGTAISAFAAPVVATKFGWSTTVQLYLVILAVFIAGNFLLGDKKELRVKTPLLEQIKGVYKNEKLWLLSLFYFITFGSFVAFTIYLPNFLVANFGLDKVDAGVRTAGFIVLATLMRPIGGWLADRFHSLILLMFVFGIYTISAMVLSFAPTIGWYTFGCLSIALCAGIGNGVIFKLVPMYFQKQAGIVNGIVSAMGGMGGFFPPLILSLLFNITGHYAIGFMALSEVALASLILVVWMYFQGKMGLANEVIYNTIEGILITDTSGKIISVNPSFTRITGYQENEVIGKNPSILKSGKQPQTFYEDMWKSIEENGFWQGEILNSRKDGQQYLQWLTISAIKNDAGDVVQYAGMFSDISSHKVKKA